GAGGTAGCGAACCTTCCTCCATCAAGTGCCACAAGAGGTCTTAGCTCCGGAGGAAGTACGGGCAGAACCTCAAGTATCATCCACTCGGGTCTGTTGCCACTCTTTATAAAGTCTTCTACAAGCTTGAGAATCCTTATGGCTTTTCTCACTTTTGCTTCAGATACTTCCTTGAGAACCGCATTCCTTATGTCTTCCTTTATCTTTTCAAACACTGGAAGGTCTTTCTTTTTCTCCTTTTGCTTCTCGTAATACTCACGCAGAGCTTCTCTACCTGTAAGGCAGTCTTCTCCACAATCCTCAGCAAACAGCTCTCCTGTCTGTGTGTTCAGATAGTACTCTTCATTTAAAATGCCCAATATAGCTTGTTCTAATGTCATGTCTTGGGGATGCTTTATTTCTATACCAAAGAGTCTAAAATCTTCCGCAATGACTTTTACCATTTTGTGGTAGAGCTTTTTGTACTTTTCCTCTAAGTGCTTTCCAAGATCCTCAAAACCAAAGCTGTAAGGCTTTATCTCCTCCCTGAGCTTTTTAGCATAAGCCTGAAGGTCAAGGCTTGCCAGCACCTTCTTTATGATCTCTGCACCCATACCGCCTTCGTATCTGTGTTCCAAGCTCGTTGCGTATTCACTCATGTATTTGTCTTCGTCCACAACATAGAGCTTTACGAACTTGGTGTTTCCCATATCATCCTTAATGGGTATAGTGTCTTCCATCTCCTCAAACTTCTTTTCTTCCTCCTCACTCATGGGATACTCTATAACCAGGTAGGACTCAAAGTAGACAACTCTTTCCGCATCCCTTGTGGAAAGGTTAAGCAAAGTAGCTATTTTGGAAGGAGAGCTCTTGAGAAACCATATGTGAGCAACGGGTGCTGCCAGCTCTATGTGTCCAAACCTCTTCCTTCTGACATAAGACCTTGTGACCTCAACACCACACCTGTCGCATATAGTACCTTCAAACCTTTTACCTCTATACTTTCCACATAGACACTCGTAGTCCTTTATGGGACCAAAGATCTTAGCGCAGAAAAGCCCATCCTTTTCTGGTTTGTGGGTTCTGTAGTTTATGGTCTCTGGCTTCTTTACCTCCCCATAGCTCCAGCTTCTTATTTCTTCTGGCGAAGCCAACATAAGCTTTATCTTTTCAAAGGGAAGAAGTCCCTTTCTCATCTTTCTTCCTCCTCTACCTCAATCTGATCACAGGGCTTTGATTCCCCGTTTTCACACTTGACATTCAAACCTAAAGCTTTTAGCTCTCTTACAAGCACCCTAAAGGACTCGGGTATACCGGGTGTGTAGGTGTATTTGCCTTTCACTATGGATTCGTAAACCTTTGTCCTTCCTTCTATGTCATCAGACTTGACAGTGAGCATCTCCTGAAGGGTGTAAGCTGCACCGTGTGCTTCTAAAGCCCAAACTTCCATCTCTCCAAGTCTTTGACCTCCAAACTGTGCTCTTCCGCCCAAAGGCTGTTGTGTGACCAAGGAGTAAGGACCGGTGCTTCTTGCATGTATCTTGTCATCCACCATGTGTATGAGCTTGAGCATATGCATGTATCCTACCGTCACCTTTGTGTCAAAGGGTTCTCCAGTCCTTCCATCGTAAAGTACCGTTCTTCCATCTTCTGGAAGTCCTGCGAGTTTTAGAAGTTCTTTTATGTGCTCTTCGCTGGCACCCTCAAACACAGGTGTTGCTACAGGTATGCCCTTCTCTGCATAACCCTTTACAACTTCCATAAACTCATCGTCGCTGAGGCTGTTTAGGAACTCTTCTATGTATTTAGCATTTTCACCGCTTGGAGTGTCTCCCACAGAGTATATTCTCTTCAGGAAATCTATTATCTCTTTTCTGTCTGCCATTTCGGATATAAGTTCTCCCAGCTTTTTACCCAGTTCTTTCAAAGCCCATCCTAAGTGGGTTTCAAGTATCTGACCCACATTCATACGGGATGGCACACCAAGAGGGTTTAGAACTATGTCTACAGGTGTTCCGTCCGGAAGGAAGGGCATGTCCTCTACGGGAAGCACTACGGATATAACACCTTTGTTTCCGTGTCTTCCTGCCATCTTATCGCCTACCTTTATCTTTCTCTTTTGAGCTATGTAGACCTTCACGAGCGCTATCACACCTGCAGGAAGCTCGCTTCTTTTACCTATGGATTCTTCCTTCTCCCTGTAGATCCTTTCAAGGAGTTCTACTTGTGCTTTTGTTCTCTCCCTTACCTGATTTATCTTTTCGCAAAGCTCTTTATCGTCAAAAAGATTTTCCGGCTTTGCTACTATGTAGTTAAGAAGCACCTCAAAGGTCTTTTCATCCACCTTCGTGCCTGCTTTGTATGTCTTCTTCTTAATGGTAATATCTTTGCTTGTTTCTCTCCCCAAGACCAAACTTTTTATAACGCTGTTTCTGCCTTCTACAAGAAGCCTTTTCTTCTTTTCAAGTTCGTTGCGTAGGTTTTCCTTTTCCTGTCTCTCCACATGTTCCGCAAGATAATTGCGCCTTTCTCCTACCTTTCTTGCAAAAACCTGCACATCTACCACCACACCCTCCACACCCGGAGGACACCTCAAAGATGTGTCTTTGACATCTCTTGACTTCTCTCCAAAGATAGCCTGAAGAAGCTTTTCTTCGGGTGTTAGTTGCTGTTCACCCTTAGGAGTAACCTTACCTACGAGTATGTCCCCGGGCTTCACATAAGTGCCAATTCTTACTATACCAAATTCGTCAAGGTGAGCCAAAGCTCTTTCGGGTACACCCGGTATGGACCTTGTTATCTCTTCATAACCTATCTTTGTCTCTCTGGCTTCTACCTCAAGCTCCTCTATGTGTATAGAGGTGAATACATCTTCCTTTACTAACCTTTCTGAGATAACTATGGCGTCCTCAAAGTTATATCCCCTCCAAGGCATAAAGGCAACCAGCACATCTTTACCTAAGGCAAGCTCACCCCGTTCGGTAGATTGTCCGTCTGCCAATATCTCTCCTTTGCTCACCCTTTGACCTTTAAAGACTAAGGGTCTTTCGTTTATACAGGTGTTTTGGTTAGTTCTGCTCATCTTTTTGAGCTCGTATATGTCTATGCCCATGTCTGTAGGGTCTTTTGGGTCTATCTCTTCTGGGTTTACCCTTACTATGATCCTTTTGCTGTCCACTTCCTCCACTACACCACCTCTTTTGGCAAGGACAACCGCACTGCTATCGTATGCCACTTTCTTTTCCATACCTGTGCCTACAAGGGGTGAAGAGGTAAACACAAGAGGAACCGCTTGTCTCTGCATGTTAGAACCCATAAGAGCCCGGTTGGCATCGTCATGTTCAAGGAAAGGTATAAGCGAAGCGGACACAGAAACTACCTGTCTTGAAGAAACATCCATGTAATGGACCTGCTGAGGTTTAACTATCTGTATGTCGTTTTTGTATCTTGCGAACACTCTATCTGTCTTTATCTTACCTTCTTGGTCAGTGGGTGTGTGCTGAGCTATTACATAGTTTTCCTCTTCGTAAGCTGCCAAGTACTCTATCTCGTTGGTGACCTTACCATCTACTACTTTTCTGTATGGAGTTATAATAAAGCCAAACTCGTTTACCTGAGCATAAACGGTCAGAGAAGTGACAAGTCCTATGTTTTGACCTTCTGGGGTTTCTATGGGGCATATCCTACCATAATGGGAAGGATGCACGTCTCTTATCTCAAACTTAGCACTTTCTCTGGTAAGACCACCAGGTCCCAGAGCGGAGAGTCTCCTTTTATGCGTAAGAGCGGAAAGGGGGTTTGTGTTGTCAAGGTATTGGGAAAGCATACCACCTTTTAGAAACTCGTATATGGTGCTGGTAAGGTAGCGGGGGTTTAAAAGGTCTTGGGGTTTGAGATTGGGGTCTTCTGGATTAACCACTGTGCATCTGTCCCTGAAGAACTTTTCCATGCGCGCCAAACCTATGCGTGCTTGATTCTCAAGAAGCTCACCTATGGCTCTGACTCTTCTGTTGCCAAGATACGCAATGTCATCCTTCTTTTCTCTACCAAAACGCAGGTCTATGAGGTATTTGACTGTATTTATAATATCTACAGGAAGCAAAAAGCGTGCGTTGTCTTCTGTGTAGTCTTTTACTTTTACTTGGTCTCTCTTCTTGAAAATTTCCTTAAGAAGGTCCTCTGTTAAAAGCTGTCCTTCTTGATACTCTTCAACGCTCTCTGCAAGAGCCAAAGGAGGAAGGCTTGAAAGCTTTTCCAAGTCTGCAGGTCTTAACACCTTAGGTATTCTATGAACCTTGGCATTTATCTTCACCCTTCCCACTCTGGAAAGGTCATACCTGGTTATGTCCTCAAAGTAGAGGGAGAAGTGAGACCTTGCCCTGCTCACCAAGTGTTCCAGCTCCATCACCATAGGCTCTACCGCACGGAGCTTTTTGTATATGTCAACAAGCGCTATGTCCCTAAAGGAGAACCTTGCGGGTATCACAATGGAGCTTCTTCTGTCAGGCTCACGTGGAGATGTTTCCGCTATGAGAGTCTCTATAAGGATCTTGCCGTATGGACTTTTTACCGCACTCTCTCTTGGTACCGCTGTCAAGAGCTCCACCTTTATCCTTTCGTCTTTGAGCAATCTTTCTAAATCTTCTACATCCTCTATGTATCTCTCTTCCAAAAATTCTTCTTCCTTTCCTTTTCCCTCAAGTTTTCCTTTGTATCTGAGTACTGCAAAAAGATAGCTCTGGGAAAGGTCTTGGGGTGTGTATTCTTCCCCAGTTTGTTTGTCAAAGAGTCTCCCACCCTCAGTAAAGAACGCTTTGGTTTCTGGGTAGAAGTGTTTGAGAATATCGTAAGCGGTCTCAAGCCCTAAGGCTCTGAACATAAAAGAACCACTTATCTTCTTCTTATCTACCCTTGCGGTAAGAATGTCTGTTGTGCTGGAAAGCTCAAACTCAACTCTGGGTCCTTTGTCTGGTATTATGCTTGCCCTGTATATGATCCTCACTATGGTGGTTTCTTTCTGTCTTTCTTCCTTCTCTTCAAAGAAGACACCGGGGGACCTTATGAGCTGGCTTACTACTATCCTCTCACTTCCGTTGACCACAAAGGACCCCACCTCTGTCATCATAGGTATTTCGCCAAAATAGACCTTTTTAGGGTCTTGCACTCTCTCTCCCTTTTTTGTCTTTACTTTGAGTCTGACTAAAACTCTGATGGGTACCGCGTAGGTAAAACCTTTAGTTTTGCACTCCTCAACCGTGTACTTTTCTTTGTATGTTAGCATGGTGCCACACTTGGGACACGCTACACCATACCCACCCAAAAAGCTCTGATCGTTGTAAGCTTTATAACCACATTTGTTGCATTCCCACTCACCCACTTCATAACCTAAGTACTCAACAGTGATCTTCTCATCAGGATCCTTGAAAGGGAAAGAAGTTCTGAATACATACTCAAGACCTACAGGCTTGCGCTCTTTTGGTGCTTTCCTAAACTGCAGAAAATTCTCAAAAGATTCCTTAGGAAGAAAAAGCAAGTAAGGAGGGTCAAGTATTTCGGACCTTCTTCCAAAAAACTTTCTGGGCAATGCTATGTTCTTTCTCATGCTATAACCCTCTTTTTATGCTTTGGAAACTTATTAATATAAAATAAATTGCCTGAAAAGTCAAGAAAAAAGAAAACCCCCCGCTTTGCGCAGGAGGGTAAAGCTTCGTGAATTTCCATATTCAGATTTAGGCTTACTTTATCTCTACCTGTGCACCAGCTTCTTCCAGTTTTTTCTTAATGTTTTCCGCTTCTTCCTTGGAAACTCCTTCTTTGATGGGTTTTGGAGCGGATTCAACGAGGTCTTTTGCTTCTTTTAGTCCAAGCCCAGTTATTTCCCTGACCACCTTTATAACATTTATCTTGTTAGCTCCTGCACTCTTGAGGATCACATCAAACTCTGTCTTTTCCTCTACAGGAGCAGCCGTAGGTCCTGATGGAGCTGCAACCGCAGGAGCGGCAGCCACCATAGCAGCAGATACACCAAACTTTTCCTCTAACTTCTTTACGAGCTCGGCAACCTCAAGAAGGGTCATGTTGCCGATAGCTTCTACTATCTCGTCAATGGTAAGCGTAGCCATCTTTTAACCTCCTTTAAGATTTTTTCTCTTCTAAAGCTTTTAGTGCCAAAACAAGCTTCTGAGGCATAGCCTTCAGAGCCATTATCAAGTTAATCAGAGGTGCCTGAAGAGTACCCATCAATTTGGATACAAGCACCTCCATAGGTGGCAGTTCTGCAAGGGCTTTTATATCTTCAGGTTTTAGAAACCTCCCTTGCATGTATCCACCTTTTACTTTTTCTAAAGGGTTGTCTTTATTGAGTTCTTTGAGAAACTCGTAAACCGTTTTTGCGGTAAGGACTGGGTCTTTGTAGGAAAACACTACCGCGGTTGGTCCCACAAGCACTTCTCTGTGATCCGATAGCACTGTGTCCATAAATGCCCTATAAAATAGGGTATTTTTACCTACTAAGAGTTCACCTCCTGCAGACTTAACATCGCCTCTGAGTTTGGACATGGACTGGGCATCTATACCTACAAAGTTCAAAAATACCATAAGGTTGGATCTCTCCATGCGCTCTTT
The Hydrogenobacter hydrogenophilus DNA segment above includes these coding regions:
- a CDS encoding DNA-directed RNA polymerase subunit beta; translation: MRKNIALPRKFFGRRSEILDPPYLLFLPKESFENFLQFRKAPKERKPVGLEYVFRTSFPFKDPDEKITVEYLGYEVGEWECNKCGYKAYNDQSFLGGYGVACPKCGTMLTYKEKYTVEECKTKGFTYAVPIRVLVRLKVKTKKGERVQDPKKVYFGEIPMMTEVGSFVVNGSERIVVSQLIRSPGVFFEEKEERQKETTIVRIIYRASIIPDKGPRVEFELSSTTDILTARVDKKKISGSFMFRALGLETAYDILKHFYPETKAFFTEGGRLFDKQTGEEYTPQDLSQSYLFAVLRYKGKLEGKGKEEEFLEERYIEDVEDLERLLKDERIKVELLTAVPRESAVKSPYGKILIETLIAETSPREPDRRSSIVIPARFSFRDIALVDIYKKLRAVEPMVMELEHLVSRARSHFSLYFEDITRYDLSRVGRVKINAKVHRIPKVLRPADLEKLSSLPPLALAESVEEYQEGQLLTEDLLKEIFKKRDQVKVKDYTEDNARFLLPVDIINTVKYLIDLRFGREKKDDIAYLGNRRVRAIGELLENQARIGLARMEKFFRDRCTVVNPEDPNLKPQDLLNPRYLTSTIYEFLKGGMLSQYLDNTNPLSALTHKRRLSALGPGGLTRESAKFEIRDVHPSHYGRICPIETPEGQNIGLVTSLTVYAQVNEFGFIITPYRKVVDGKVTNEIEYLAAYEEENYVIAQHTPTDQEGKIKTDRVFARYKNDIQIVKPQQVHYMDVSSRQVVSVSASLIPFLEHDDANRALMGSNMQRQAVPLVFTSSPLVGTGMEKKVAYDSSAVVLAKRGGVVEEVDSKRIIVRVNPEEIDPKDPTDMGIDIYELKKMSRTNQNTCINERPLVFKGQRVSKGEILADGQSTERGELALGKDVLVAFMPWRGYNFEDAIVISERLVKEDVFTSIHIEELEVEARETKIGYEEITRSIPGVPERALAHLDEFGIVRIGTYVKPGDILVGKVTPKGEQQLTPEEKLLQAIFGEKSRDVKDTSLRCPPGVEGVVVDVQVFARKVGERRNYLAEHVERQEKENLRNELEKKKRLLVEGRNSVIKSLVLGRETSKDITIKKKTYKAGTKVDEKTFEVLLNYIVAKPENLFDDKELCEKINQVRERTKAQVELLERIYREKEESIGKRSELPAGVIALVKVYIAQKRKIKVGDKMAGRHGNKGVISVVLPVEDMPFLPDGTPVDIVLNPLGVPSRMNVGQILETHLGWALKELGKKLGELISEMADRKEIIDFLKRIYSVGDTPSGENAKYIEEFLNSLSDDEFMEVVKGYAEKGIPVATPVFEGASEEHIKELLKLAGLPEDGRTVLYDGRTGEPFDTKVTVGYMHMLKLIHMVDDKIHARSTGPYSLVTQQPLGGRAQFGGQRLGEMEVWALEAHGAAYTLQEMLTVKSDDIEGRTKVYESIVKGKYTYTPGIPESFRVLVRELKALGLNVKCENGESKPCDQIEVEEEER
- the rplL gene encoding 50S ribosomal protein L7/L12; translation: MATLTIDEIVEAIGNMTLLEVAELVKKLEEKFGVSAAMVAAAPAVAAPSGPTAAPVEEKTEFDVILKSAGANKINVIKVVREITGLGLKEAKDLVESAPKPIKEGVSKEEAENIKKKLEEAGAQVEIK
- the rplJ gene encoding 50S ribosomal protein L10, with product MERKSWQEKAQKVKSYKERMERSNLMVFLNFVGIDAQSMSKLRGDVKSAGGELLVGKNTLFYRAFMDTVLSDHREVLVGPTAVVFSYKDPVLTAKTVYEFLKELNKDNPLEKVKGGYMQGRFLKPEDIKALAELPPMEVLVSKLMGTLQAPLINLIMALKAMPQKLVLALKALEEKKS